A window of the Cuculus canorus isolate bCucCan1 chromosome 3, bCucCan1.pri, whole genome shotgun sequence genome harbors these coding sequences:
- the LOC104058236 gene encoding pantetheine hydrolase VNN2 isoform X1: protein MELCALTRSCKTPAMLPCRHLLHAAVFAFAVLQALASDTFIAAVYEHSVILPNATDKPVSPDDALVLMNKNMDVLERAIKEAAQQGAHIIVTPEDGIYGWRFTREAIYPYLEDIPDPAVNWIPCTDPTRFAPAPVQERLSCMARNNSIYVVANIGDKKLCNSSDPDCPSDGRYQYNTDVVFDSEGKLVARYHKYNLFRGETQFNYPKEPEAVTFETPFGKLGIITCFDILFHEPAVVLVSELQVDTVLFPTAWMNVLPFLTAVEFHSAWAMGMGVNLLSANTHNINATMTGSGLFTPEGPAAYHYDSKTEEGRLLVAELSSRPRLSPTYPLSVNWSLYATSIKKFPGEKDTFTGAVRRDIFTFIELGYKAGNHTVCQGELCCHLVYRMSAKSKDEVYVLGAFDGLHGSVIKYHWQICTLLKCKSTDLNTCGQPVEVAQTEFEMFSLSGTFGTNYVFPEVLYSGVQLAPGEFEVLRDGRLKSKHSTSKPLLTATLFGRLYEKDLPHPLRNSL, encoded by the exons ATGGAGTTGTGTGCCCTAACCAG GAGCTGCAAGACACCAGCCATGCTCCCTTGCCGACACCTCCTGCACGCTGCAGTCTTTGCATTCGCAGTCCTTCAGGCCCTTGCTTCTGACACCTTCATTGCAGCCGTCTACGAGCACTCGGTCATCCTGCCAAATGCCACGGACAAGCCTGTTTCTCCTGACGATGCTTTGGTCCTGATGAACAAAAACATGGATGTCTTGGAAAGAGCCATCAAGGAAGCTGCCCAGCAG GGCGCTCACATCATTGTGACTCCTGAAGATGGCATTTATGGCTGGCGTTTCACAAGAGAAGCCATCTACCCGTACCTGGAGGATATCCCCGATCCAGCAGTGAACTGGATTCCCTGCACCGACCCCACAAG ATTTGCTCCAGCACCAGTGCAAGAACGACTCAGCTGCATGGCCAGGAATAACTCCATCTATGTGGTTGCAAACATCGGGGACAAGAAGCTCTGTAACTCTAGTGATCCCGACTGCCCCAGTGACGGTCGCTATCAGTACAACACTGATGTAGTCTTTGACTCAGAGGGGAAACTGGTGGCTCGTTACCACAAG tACAACCTATTTAGAGGAGAAACTCAGTTTAATTATCCTAAAGAGCCAGAAGCTGTCACCTTTGAGACCCCCTTTGGGAAGTTAGGCATTATCACTTGCTTTGACATCCTTTTCCATGAACCTGCCGTGGTCTTGGTGAGTGAGTTGCAGGTGGACACTGTGCTCTTCCCAACAGCTTGGATGAATGTCCTGCCGTTCCTGACTGCAGTTGAATTTCACTCTGCCTGGGCAATGGGCATGGGTGTCAATTTGCTTTCAGCAAATACTCATAACATCAATGCGACAATGACAG GTAGCGGGCTGTTCACACCAGAGGGACCCGCCGCCTACCATTATGACAGCAAGACAGAGGAAGGACGTCTTCTGGTAGCAGAGCTGAGCTCACGTCCTCGTCTTTCCCCCACTTACCCACTCAGTGTCAACTGGAGTTTGTATGCCACAAGCATCAAGAAATTCCCAGGAGAAAAAGACACTTTCACAGGAGCTGTCCGGCGAGATATATTCACATTCATTGAACTTGGGTACAAAGCTGGAAATCACACAGTTTGCCAAGGAGAACTCTGCTGTCATCTGGTCTATCGGATGTCAGCCAAGAGCAAAGATGAGGTTTATGTCCTGGGTGCATTTGATGGGCTTCACGGTTCTGTCATAAAATACCATTGGCAG ATATGCACACTGCTCAAGTGCAAGAGCACAGACTTGAACACATGCGGACAGCCGGTGGAGGTGGCTCAGACCGAGTTTGAGATGTTCTCCCTCAGCGGCACGTTTGGCACTAACTATGTCTTCCCAGAAGTCTTGTACAGCGGGGTGCAGCTGGCCCCCGGGGAGTTTGAG GTGCTGCGTGATGGACGTTTGAAAAGTAAGCACAGCACATCGAAACCACTCTTAACAGCAACACTTTTTGGAAGGCTTTATGAAAAGGACCTGCCACATCCCCTGCGAAATTCCCTGTAG
- the LOC104058236 gene encoding pantetheine hydrolase VNN2 isoform X2, with product MGLSKACASAVLLELPALETCALDSYGAAVYEHNHSVILPNATDKPVSPDDALVLMNKNMDVLERAIKEAAQQGAHIIVTPEDGIYGWRFTREAIYPYLEDIPDPAVNWIPCTDPTRFAPAPVQERLSCMARNNSIYVVANIGDKKLCNSSDPDCPSDGRYQYNTDVVFDSEGKLVARYHKYNLFRGETQFNYPKEPEAVTFETPFGKLGIITCFDILFHEPAVVLVSELQVDTVLFPTAWMNVLPFLTAVEFHSAWAMGMGVNLLSANTHNINATMTGSGLFTPEGPAAYHYDSKTEEGRLLVAELSSRPRLSPTYPLSVNWSLYATSIKKFPGEKDTFTGAVRRDIFTFIELGYKAGNHTVCQGELCCHLVYRMSAKSKDEVYVLGAFDGLHGSVIKYHWQICTLLKCKSTDLNTCGQPVEVAQTEFEMFSLSGTFGTNYVFPEVLYSGVQLAPGEFEVLRDGRLKSKHSTSKPLLTATLFGRLYEKDLPHPLRNSL from the exons ATGGGGCTTTCTAAAGCTTGTGCCTCTGCTGTGCTTTTGGAGCTGCCTGCTCTGGAGACCTGTGCCCTGGACAGCTATGGTGCAGCTGTCTATGAGCACAAT CACTCGGTCATCCTGCCAAATGCCACGGACAAGCCTGTTTCTCCTGACGATGCTTTGGTCCTGATGAACAAAAACATGGATGTCTTGGAAAGAGCCATCAAGGAAGCTGCCCAGCAG GGCGCTCACATCATTGTGACTCCTGAAGATGGCATTTATGGCTGGCGTTTCACAAGAGAAGCCATCTACCCGTACCTGGAGGATATCCCCGATCCAGCAGTGAACTGGATTCCCTGCACCGACCCCACAAG ATTTGCTCCAGCACCAGTGCAAGAACGACTCAGCTGCATGGCCAGGAATAACTCCATCTATGTGGTTGCAAACATCGGGGACAAGAAGCTCTGTAACTCTAGTGATCCCGACTGCCCCAGTGACGGTCGCTATCAGTACAACACTGATGTAGTCTTTGACTCAGAGGGGAAACTGGTGGCTCGTTACCACAAG tACAACCTATTTAGAGGAGAAACTCAGTTTAATTATCCTAAAGAGCCAGAAGCTGTCACCTTTGAGACCCCCTTTGGGAAGTTAGGCATTATCACTTGCTTTGACATCCTTTTCCATGAACCTGCCGTGGTCTTGGTGAGTGAGTTGCAGGTGGACACTGTGCTCTTCCCAACAGCTTGGATGAATGTCCTGCCGTTCCTGACTGCAGTTGAATTTCACTCTGCCTGGGCAATGGGCATGGGTGTCAATTTGCTTTCAGCAAATACTCATAACATCAATGCGACAATGACAG GTAGCGGGCTGTTCACACCAGAGGGACCCGCCGCCTACCATTATGACAGCAAGACAGAGGAAGGACGTCTTCTGGTAGCAGAGCTGAGCTCACGTCCTCGTCTTTCCCCCACTTACCCACTCAGTGTCAACTGGAGTTTGTATGCCACAAGCATCAAGAAATTCCCAGGAGAAAAAGACACTTTCACAGGAGCTGTCCGGCGAGATATATTCACATTCATTGAACTTGGGTACAAAGCTGGAAATCACACAGTTTGCCAAGGAGAACTCTGCTGTCATCTGGTCTATCGGATGTCAGCCAAGAGCAAAGATGAGGTTTATGTCCTGGGTGCATTTGATGGGCTTCACGGTTCTGTCATAAAATACCATTGGCAG ATATGCACACTGCTCAAGTGCAAGAGCACAGACTTGAACACATGCGGACAGCCGGTGGAGGTGGCTCAGACCGAGTTTGAGATGTTCTCCCTCAGCGGCACGTTTGGCACTAACTATGTCTTCCCAGAAGTCTTGTACAGCGGGGTGCAGCTGGCCCCCGGGGAGTTTGAG GTGCTGCGTGATGGACGTTTGAAAAGTAAGCACAGCACATCGAAACCACTCTTAACAGCAACACTTTTTGGAAGGCTTTATGAAAAGGACCTGCCACATCCCCTGCGAAATTCCCTGTAG
- the LOC104058237 gene encoding pantetheinase isoform X2, whose amino-acid sequence MLPCRHLLHAAVFALAVLQALASDTFIAAVYEHSVILPNATDKPVSPDDALVLMNKNMDVLERAIKEAAQQGAHIIVTPEDGIYGWNFTREGIYPYLEDIPDPAVNWIPCTDPTRFAPAPVQERLSCMARNNSIYVVANIGDKKLCNSSDPDCPSDGRYQYNTDVVFDPEGKLVARYHKYNLFMSETQFNHPKKPEAVTFETPFGKFGIFTCFDILFREPAVVLVSELQVDTVLFPTAWMNVLPFLTAVEFHSAWAMGMGVNFLAANTHYTSLSMTGSGIYAPDGARTYYYNMKTEDGHLLIAELDSHPCLSPASLPAVKWSSYALSIKRFPVNDRDFEGLIFHDRFTFTEVTNPEGNLTICQKDLCCHLSYKMAGKQEDELYVLGAFDGLHVVEGQYYLQICTLLKCKSTDPNTCGQPVEVAHTKFEMFSLSGTFGTNYVFPEVLYSGVQLAPGEFEVLNDGRLISKTKTTKPVVTVTLFGRWYEKDHLKQDPQPAFPLFDHN is encoded by the exons ATGCTCCCTTGCCGGCACCTCCTGCACGCTGCAGTCTTTGCACTCGCAGTCCTTCAGGCCCTTGCTTCTGACACCTTCATTGCAGCCGTCTACGAGCACTCGGTCATCCTGCCAAATGCCACGGACAAGCCTGTTTCTCCTGACGATGCTTTGGTCCTGATGAACAAAAACATGGATGTCTTGGAAAGAGCCATCAAGGAAGCTGCCCAGCAG GGCGCTCACATCATTGTGACTCCTGAAGATGGCATTTATGGCTGGAATTTCACAAGAGAAGGCATCTACCCGTACCTGGAGGATATCCCCGATCCAGCAGTGAACTGGATTCCCTGCACCGACCCCACAAG ATTTGCTCCAGCACCAGTGCAAGAACGACTCAGCTGCATGGCCAGGAATAACTCCATCTATGTGGTTGCGAACATCGGGGACAAGAAGCTCTGTAACTCTAGTGATCCCGACTGCCCCAGTGACGGTCGCTATCAGTACAACACTGATGTAGTCTTTGACCCAGAAGGGAAACTGGTGGCTCGTTACCACAAG TATAATCTATTTATGTCAGAAACACAGTTTAATCACCCTAAAAAGCCAGAAGCTGTTACCTTTGAGACCCCCTTTGGGAAGTTTGGCATTTTCACTTGCTTCGACATCCTTTTCCGTGAACCTGCTGTGGTCCTGGTGAGTGAGTTGCAGGTGGACACAGTGCTCTTCCCAACAGCTTGGATGAACGTTCTGCCATTTCTGACTGCAGTCGAATTTCACTCTGCCTGGGCAATGGGCATGGGTGTCAACTTTCTAGCTGCCAATACACACTACACCAGCTTGTCTATGACAG GGAGTGGTATCTATGCACCAGATGGAGCCAGAACATACTACTACAATATGAAAACTGAGGATGGTCACCTCCTCATTGCTGAACTAGATTCACACCCTTGCCTTTCTCCTGCCTCCCTTCCTGCTGTCAAGTGGAGCTCATATGCTTTGAGCATCAAAAGATTCCCAGTGAATGACCGTGATTTTGAAGGACTCATCTTCCATGATCGGTTCACTTTCACTGAGGTCACTAATCCTGAGGGGAATCTCACCATTTGTCAGAAAGACCTCTGCTGTCACTTGAGCTACAAGATGGCAGGGAAACAAGAAGATGAACTTTATGTGCTGGGTGCTTTTGATGGGCTTCATGTTGTTGAAGGACAATACTACCTGCAG ATATGCACATTGCTCAAGTGCAAGAGCACGGATCCTAACACATGTGGGCAGCCAGTGGAGGTGGCTCATACCAAGTTTGAGATGTTCTCCCTCAGTGGCACATTTGGCACCAACTACGTCTTTCCAGAAGTCTTGTACAGCGGGGTGCAACTGGCCCCTGGCGAGTTTGAG GTATTGAATGATGGGCGCTTGATAAGTAAGACAAAGACAACAAAACCAGTTGTCACTGTGACGCTTTTTGGACGGTGGTATGAGAAGGATCATCTAAAACAAGACCCACAACCAGCCTTCCCATTATTTGACCATAATTGA
- the LOC104058237 gene encoding pantetheinase isoform X1, with translation MSCKTPAMLPCRHLLHAAVFALAVLQALASDTFIAAVYEHSVILPNATDKPVSPDDALVLMNKNMDVLERAIKEAAQQGAHIIVTPEDGIYGWNFTREGIYPYLEDIPDPAVNWIPCTDPTRFAPAPVQERLSCMARNNSIYVVANIGDKKLCNSSDPDCPSDGRYQYNTDVVFDPEGKLVARYHKYNLFMSETQFNHPKKPEAVTFETPFGKFGIFTCFDILFREPAVVLVSELQVDTVLFPTAWMNVLPFLTAVEFHSAWAMGMGVNFLAANTHYTSLSMTGSGIYAPDGARTYYYNMKTEDGHLLIAELDSHPCLSPASLPAVKWSSYALSIKRFPVNDRDFEGLIFHDRFTFTEVTNPEGNLTICQKDLCCHLSYKMAGKQEDELYVLGAFDGLHVVEGQYYLQICTLLKCKSTDPNTCGQPVEVAHTKFEMFSLSGTFGTNYVFPEVLYSGVQLAPGEFEVLNDGRLISKTKTTKPVVTVTLFGRWYEKDHLKQDPQPAFPLFDHN, from the exons AT GAGCTGCAAGACACCAGCCATGCTCCCTTGCCGGCACCTCCTGCACGCTGCAGTCTTTGCACTCGCAGTCCTTCAGGCCCTTGCTTCTGACACCTTCATTGCAGCCGTCTACGAGCACTCGGTCATCCTGCCAAATGCCACGGACAAGCCTGTTTCTCCTGACGATGCTTTGGTCCTGATGAACAAAAACATGGATGTCTTGGAAAGAGCCATCAAGGAAGCTGCCCAGCAG GGCGCTCACATCATTGTGACTCCTGAAGATGGCATTTATGGCTGGAATTTCACAAGAGAAGGCATCTACCCGTACCTGGAGGATATCCCCGATCCAGCAGTGAACTGGATTCCCTGCACCGACCCCACAAG ATTTGCTCCAGCACCAGTGCAAGAACGACTCAGCTGCATGGCCAGGAATAACTCCATCTATGTGGTTGCGAACATCGGGGACAAGAAGCTCTGTAACTCTAGTGATCCCGACTGCCCCAGTGACGGTCGCTATCAGTACAACACTGATGTAGTCTTTGACCCAGAAGGGAAACTGGTGGCTCGTTACCACAAG TATAATCTATTTATGTCAGAAACACAGTTTAATCACCCTAAAAAGCCAGAAGCTGTTACCTTTGAGACCCCCTTTGGGAAGTTTGGCATTTTCACTTGCTTCGACATCCTTTTCCGTGAACCTGCTGTGGTCCTGGTGAGTGAGTTGCAGGTGGACACAGTGCTCTTCCCAACAGCTTGGATGAACGTTCTGCCATTTCTGACTGCAGTCGAATTTCACTCTGCCTGGGCAATGGGCATGGGTGTCAACTTTCTAGCTGCCAATACACACTACACCAGCTTGTCTATGACAG GGAGTGGTATCTATGCACCAGATGGAGCCAGAACATACTACTACAATATGAAAACTGAGGATGGTCACCTCCTCATTGCTGAACTAGATTCACACCCTTGCCTTTCTCCTGCCTCCCTTCCTGCTGTCAAGTGGAGCTCATATGCTTTGAGCATCAAAAGATTCCCAGTGAATGACCGTGATTTTGAAGGACTCATCTTCCATGATCGGTTCACTTTCACTGAGGTCACTAATCCTGAGGGGAATCTCACCATTTGTCAGAAAGACCTCTGCTGTCACTTGAGCTACAAGATGGCAGGGAAACAAGAAGATGAACTTTATGTGCTGGGTGCTTTTGATGGGCTTCATGTTGTTGAAGGACAATACTACCTGCAG ATATGCACATTGCTCAAGTGCAAGAGCACGGATCCTAACACATGTGGGCAGCCAGTGGAGGTGGCTCATACCAAGTTTGAGATGTTCTCCCTCAGTGGCACATTTGGCACCAACTACGTCTTTCCAGAAGTCTTGTACAGCGGGGTGCAACTGGCCCCTGGCGAGTTTGAG GTATTGAATGATGGGCGCTTGATAAGTAAGACAAAGACAACAAAACCAGTTGTCACTGTGACGCTTTTTGGACGGTGGTATGAGAAGGATCATCTAAAACAAGACCCACAACCAGCCTTCCCATTATTTGACCATAATTGA